In a single window of the Methanofollis ethanolicus genome:
- a CDS encoding type II/IV secretion system ATPase subunit: MSSLPFSIQLPFKTEANEDLSGCYHDLESSALYRMLPTNAREYVKQCPHLLEYLNIFPVNTYGIPLFFSELTRDVRKIETLNLIYPVGEDTFIHILTDPEDVRNYYIPIEPSFLHSVNTLMPVVEKRLIDLLDALEKDPVTEEERVAVLKNLINEILYARVPGEEIGPGAADTVAEKSVKDRLVAFLNTDFSAKKKADEDDVLAGLMQTADGRIVVSPPEYRALEYMMIRDKIEMGILKPFLSDPNIEDITCDGVGPIFIEHKMLRGLKSVIGFTESRELDAFVIKMAERIKRPITYRNPVVDATLPDGSRINIVYGTEVSKHGSNFTIRKVNEIPLSILQLIDSNTCDYTAAAYLWICLEYGMSMFVSGETASGKTTSLNALTTFLPPENKIVTIEDTPELTVPHRNWTREVAKAKGKGEGDGADVTMFDLLKAALRQRPNQILVGEIRGVEGSVAFSAMQTGHPVMSTFHAASVEKLIQRLCGDPILIPKTHVDNLNIVIIQSAVRRPGGGTVRRMLSINELVGYDPQTQGFSFVEMFHWDPVTDEHVFCGKGSSYLLENKIATLLGIPESKRSEIYFEVEKRANILRRLNAAGCTKFWDLFHMISKIKKQGLLNIEV, encoded by the coding sequence ATGAGCAGTCTGCCCTTCTCGATCCAACTGCCTTTCAAGACGGAAGCCAACGAAGACCTGAGCGGATGCTATCATGACCTGGAATCGTCGGCACTCTACCGGATGCTCCCGACAAATGCACGGGAATACGTCAAACAGTGCCCGCACCTCCTCGAGTACCTCAACATCTTCCCGGTGAACACCTACGGCATCCCCCTCTTCTTCTCCGAACTGACGCGGGACGTCAGGAAGATTGAGACCCTCAACCTCATCTACCCGGTGGGGGAGGACACCTTCATCCATATCCTCACCGATCCCGAGGACGTCAGGAACTACTATATCCCGATCGAACCCTCGTTCCTGCACAGTGTCAACACACTGATGCCGGTCGTCGAAAAGCGTCTCATCGACCTTCTCGACGCGCTGGAAAAGGACCCCGTGACCGAAGAGGAACGCGTCGCGGTCCTCAAAAATCTTATCAACGAGATCCTGTATGCCCGTGTTCCCGGCGAGGAGATCGGTCCCGGTGCCGCAGACACGGTCGCCGAAAAATCCGTCAAGGACCGGCTCGTCGCGTTCCTCAACACCGACTTTTCGGCAAAGAAAAAAGCCGATGAGGACGACGTCCTTGCCGGGTTGATGCAGACCGCCGACGGGCGGATCGTCGTCTCCCCCCCCGAATACCGTGCCCTGGAATACATGATGATCCGCGACAAGATCGAGATGGGCATCCTCAAACCCTTCCTTTCAGACCCCAATATCGAAGATATCACCTGTGACGGCGTCGGCCCGATCTTCATCGAGCACAAGATGCTCAGGGGTCTGAAGTCTGTCATCGGGTTCACGGAATCCCGTGAACTCGACGCCTTCGTCATCAAGATGGCCGAGCGGATCAAGAGGCCGATCACGTACAGAAACCCGGTGGTGGACGCCACCCTCCCGGACGGTTCCCGTATCAACATCGTGTACGGCACCGAGGTGAGCAAGCACGGGAGCAACTTCACCATCCGTAAAGTGAACGAGATCCCCCTCTCCATTCTCCAGCTCATCGACTCCAACACCTGCGACTACACGGCCGCCGCCTATCTCTGGATCTGCCTGGAGTACGGCATGTCCATGTTCGTGAGCGGGGAGACGGCAAGCGGCAAGACGACGAGCCTCAACGCCCTCACCACCTTCCTCCCGCCGGAGAACAAGATCGTCACCATCGAGGATACTCCTGAACTGACCGTCCCGCACCGGAACTGGACCCGCGAGGTCGCCAAGGCGAAGGGCAAGGGCGAGGGCGACGGGGCCGATGTGACGATGTTCGACCTCCTGAAGGCCGCCCTCCGTCAGCGCCCCAACCAGATCCTGGTCGGTGAGATCCGTGGTGTCGAGGGGAGCGTCGCGTTCTCCGCCATGCAGACCGGCCACCCTGTCATGAGCACCTTCCACGCCGCGTCTGTCGAGAAACTGATCCAGCGTCTCTGCGGCGACCCGATCCTCATCCCGAAGACGCACGTCGACAACCTGAACATCGTCATCATCCAGAGTGCCGTCCGCCGTCCTGGCGGAGGGACGGTGCGGCGGATGCTCAGCATCAACGAACTTGTCGGCTACGACCCGCAGACCCAGGGTTTCTCCTTTGTCGAGATGTTCCACTGGGACCCGGTCACGGACGAGCATGTCTTCTGCGGGAAAGGGAGCAGTTACCTCCTTGAAAACAAGATCGCAACGCTGCTCGGCATCCCTGAGAGCAAGAGGAGCGAGATCTATTTCGAAGTTGAGAAGAGGGCCAATATCCTGCGCAGGCTGAATGCTGCAGGCTGTACGAAGTTCTGGGACCTCTTCCACATGATCTCAAAGATCAAGAAGCAGGGTCTCCTGAATATCGAGGTCTGA
- a CDS encoding ATPase domain-containing protein: MADESKESLSDLLGGSDKKILSTGNKELDKKIADGLPLESLTLIEGENDTGKSVLTQQIVWGAMKQGLNVDLFTTENTTKSFINQMESMSLDISDYFAWGYMRIYPLHTVGFEWNKEDMQGVLQTIITHIQRSTSQVAVIDSLTLFTEYASTDMILTFFTNCKNLVDHGKTILITLHTYAFEADTLVRIRSICDAHLFMKKALVGDKYVMMLEVVKVRGAQKTTGNIISFEVHPGYGMKIIPMTYAKV, encoded by the coding sequence ATGGCAGACGAATCAAAAGAATCCCTTAGCGACCTCCTTGGCGGCAGTGACAAGAAGATCCTCTCCACCGGGAACAAAGAACTCGACAAGAAGATCGCAGACGGCCTCCCCCTCGAGTCCTTAACCCTCATCGAAGGGGAGAACGATACAGGCAAGAGCGTCCTGACCCAGCAGATCGTCTGGGGCGCCATGAAACAGGGGCTCAATGTCGACCTCTTCACCACCGAGAACACCACCAAGAGTTTCATCAACCAGATGGAGTCGATGAGCCTTGACATCTCGGACTACTTTGCCTGGGGCTACATGCGGATCTACCCCCTCCATACCGTCGGTTTCGAGTGGAACAAGGAGGACATGCAGGGCGTCCTCCAGACGATCATCACTCATATCCAGAGGAGCACGTCCCAGGTCGCGGTCATCGACTCCCTGACGCTCTTCACCGAGTACGCCTCGACCGACATGATCCTCACCTTCTTCACGAACTGCAAGAACCTCGTCGACCACGGCAAGACGATCCTGATCACCCTGCACACCTACGCCTTCGAGGCCGACACCCTGGTGCGCATCAGGTCGATCTGCGACGCCCACCTCTTCATGAAGAAGGCGCTCGTCGGCGACAAGTACGTGATGATGCTCGAAGTGGTGAAGGTGCGGGGGGCGCAGAAGACAACAGGGAACATCATCAGTTTCGAAGTCCACCCCGGCTACGGCATGAAGATCATCCCGATGACCTACGCAAAGGTCTGA